From Antechinus flavipes isolate AdamAnt ecotype Samford, QLD, Australia chromosome 1, AdamAnt_v2, whole genome shotgun sequence:
tttggatttaaaaaagctggaaaaaaaggATCAGAAAAGTGTAGTAGGTAACACTTTTTGTTAATAAAAGCAGAATTACAGTATGAAAATGCTATCTAAATAGCATGTTTAATTGACTTAGTACTAGAAATGCTgaatatagattttatttatttatttttggctgttctttttttttttttcaactttttatttccaaaatatatgcatagctctcaacatccacccttgcaaaaccttgtatttcaaattttttctcctttccccggCTCCTCCCTTATataccaagtaatccaatagatgttaaatatgtgtaattctttacatatttccacaattatgctaagaaaaatcagatcaaaaagaaaaaaatgagaaagaaaacaaaaagtaagcaaaaataacaaaaaaaggtgagaatactCATATTGTgatcccacaatcctctctctggatgcaaatggctctctctatcacagtCCATTGGAATTTCCCTGAATTACctcgttgaaaagagccaagtacatcagagttgatcatcacataatcttgctgttgctgtgtacaatgctcatttcactcagcaacagttcatgcaagtctctctaggcctttctgaaatcatcctcttgatcgtttcttatagaacaataatattccataacactcatataccatcacttagtcagccattctccagatTGTGGGcatctctcaatttccagttccttgctgtTATAAAAGGGGCTGTACAGCtttcatttaatatattaattaaaaagcaGGATGAATTAATTAATTGACTTGGTACCAGAAATGCTCACCATAGCTGTTAGCTAGTTCTACATTTGCCTCATGGTTGTGGAAGATACTGACAAGTTTTTTGAGTCTATCAGATGGCAGATGACTATTTAACTGGAATATCAGAGGGGATTCTTATTTAGCTACAGATTAGACTGGATAACTTCTATATTTATTCTGAAGCTAAGCTTTTGTCATtagttcaaaatctatgatttgaCCTAATTCAATAAAGAAAGACTACTATAAACCCATTATAATATTCTGGATTctctatccttcctttcttctctcccttaaaaaaaagaaagaaagaaagagaagcaagaaaggcctagagagacttgcatgaactgttgctgagtgaaatgatcatgGTACACCATCTGTGTGGCTTCTGTTATTTTTGGCACAGCTATAAATGAGTTTATGCAAACTCCTTTGTCATgggaatgtaataaaaattataatgtatCCTTTTCTAAAATGACCTCATTTCAGAGATATCAGCATTGGACATATATCTCAAgaaagtgagaaggaaggaaggaatagaaacagaaagaaggaaaaaagaaaaacaagaagagaggaagaagagaaggaagaaaggaagaaaaggagaaaggaagagagaacaaaagaaatgaaagaaaggaagaacaaaagactgAGTGAAAGAACCCAgcatataaaaaatattcatagcaacaatTTGGGGTGTCAaaacttgagggaaaaaaaagcatgagaCCATTGCgtaggaatgactaaacaaatggtggtatatgactttaatggaatattgttgaaccaaaacaaattatgaatatgaagaatttagagaactaAGAAAAGAGTTTGATGAACTTAATAAGTTGAATAAAGAGCCTGCTATGTGCTATATACTGTCTTAGCAGCTAGGGATAGAGATAAGAAACTGTCTCTACCACATAAGAAATTTGTATTCTTagaggctatatatatatataagttcaCTTATTTATTGATCTACTAGGCCCAGAAGGACTagagccatttccttctcccattaaGGAACCCCAGGTCCATCTCACACAAGTTTTGGGTTCAGTTCTGTAAGAGCCTGTCCTTTCAAGTAAGGGATCACACACTTTCTcaaattctctttatttctccagAAGTCTCTAGCAAAATTCACTTGAATCCTAACTTCCATATGGAGGAGCGTCATGGGTAAAGAGTGAAAGAAATCATATCCTTTCTCTCTACTCCCCAAGTGCAATTAAGTGTTCTATGCCACATAttctgaagaaaggaaggaaagagcacAGGCAGAgttgttctttccttttaaagTCTACTAAGTGGgcagttcttcctgattcagtGGTCAGTCCTCTTTgaatcttcctccttcccctgctGCAGTTGCAGAGACCAAGGGATTACTGTATCATCCCAAATTACCTTGTCCTTCAATAATGAGCCAGAATCTGTCTGCTTAATCCTAGAAGTGGCTCCTGGGAACCAAACTCAGCTCCACACATGCTTCAGTAGGTTGTGCTCTAGACAGAGTAGAGGGCTACATGGAGAGTACTCTGATTACTctcattaaataagtaaatacaaaatacagaTTAAAAGATGCCAgacttttttgtttggtttggtttagtTTGGTGAAAAGAGGCACCATTAACTTAAAAGATTAAGAAAGGCCTCATCtggaaagagacccatatgtgcaaaaatgtttgtggcagccctttttgtagtggctagaaactggaaactgaatggatgcccatcaattggagaatggctgaataaattatagtatataaatgttatggaatattattgttctgtaagaaatgaccagcagaatgaatacagagaggcctggagagacttacatgaacagatgctgagtgaaatgagcagaatcaggagatcattattcacagCAAGAATAAGGCTATATGACTATCAATTCTCTAGaatctctcttcaaaaatgagatgattcaaaccagttccaattattcaataaggaagagagccatctatatccagagagaggactatgggaactgagtatggccTACAAcccagcattttcactctttctgttattgtttgcttgcattttgttttccttctgattttttttctttctggatccgatttttcttgtgcagcaagataactataattatgtatacatgcattagatttaacatattgtaatctatttaacatgtattggactacctgccatctaggggacagggtagaggagaaggaggggaaaatttggaacagaagattttgcaagggtcaatgttgactAATTATGCATGCggacagagtgtggaacacaacataacattctcactctgttgttatttgcatgcattttgttttctttctcagtttttctttttcatccctcttgattggatttttcttgcataacaaggtaactatataaatgtgtatacatatattgcatctaacatatatttcagcatatttaatatgtattagactacctaccatctggggagagggtggggggaaagaggggaaaatattcaacacaaggttatgcaagggtcaatattggaaaaattaactatgaatatgctttgtaaataaaaagctttaataaaaaatttttaaagaaaaaattcccttgcatatgttttgtaaacaaaaagctataataatataaataaataggcagataaattaatgaacaaataaaaaagaaaggtctCATCTAGAAAGACACTTTGAACTGATCTTAGAAGGAAAATAGTGATCCTAAGAAGTAGGGGAAGGCCAGTGTATATTAAAGTTGACTGTGCAAAGATTTGGAACCACAATGACACATCTGGGAAGAGCAAAGTCAATTTGTCCAGGTTTAAGGATGCATGAAAGGGAGTAATGTATAAGACTAGAAGATGGATTAGAGTCAAGCTAtaaaaagggctttaaataccaaaaagtggagtttttatttgatcctgcagacaatagggagccactgaaacttATTAAGCAGAGGAGTATGGTCACATGTACTTTAGATGCCGTTTGGCACCTATACAGAGGATAGATGGGAGGAAAGAGACTTGAGGAAAGGAAAGCAATCAGAAGGCCAGTGGAACAGTTCAGAGCAGAGCAGAGAAGGCCTGTACAAGGGTGAAAGTGTGAGTTGAGAAGGAATAGATAGGAAGGATGTTGTGAAGATAGAGTTAACAAAATTTGGCAGCTGGCCAGCCATGGTGATGCATGCCTATAATCCTTACTGCTAGGGATACTGAGGCTGGAGGCCTgcttgagctcaggagttctgagccAGAGCAGGGCTAAGTCAGTCAGGAATCTTCTGCTGCCAGTCACCAGCATGGTGAGCTCCAGGAAGTGGGGAAAGGGGGAGTGCAGGAGGGATCAGGCTGTCTAAGGAAGGACAGTTTTTAACAGTGTTGACCATCTTCTCCTCTGGAATACTTTCTCTTATTTGAGTTTTTGTAACATTCTCTTAGTTCTTCTATCTGTAAGACCCCTTATTCTTAGTTTCATTTGTTGGATCTTCATCCATATGCccttggggacagctaggtggcacattggataaagcttgggacctcaagtcaggaagacatgagtcaAATCTGGCCGcagatagttactagctgtatgatactggacaaggcacttaaccctgtttgcctcaatttcctcatctgtaaaatgagctggagaagaaatggcaaaccattccagtattcttgccaagaaaactccaaatgggaccatgaagaatcagacacagctgaatcaaatgaacaaaaataccATCTATATCCCAACCCATAACTGTGGGTGTCTCCTAAGCCCTCTGTGTTGGTGACCTtctcagctccaagttgaattaCTTTTACGAAGTGGATATAAGACCAAACTGAGTGGGTCCCTCAATGGGGCCTTTACCACAGAAGGcatcctttttatacttctccaATCAATCACGTATAACACAATACCTTTTTAAACTTGGTTTGTTCATTCCTCCTTGAACTTCAAGCGCTTATTAGCAGAGCATCTCTGCTAAATCTCTTAGCTGAGAATCTTGCTTTATATTGcactaaaaaaaattgagattatttGCTGAGCACTCTCTCTTATTCCCTCCTACACACCttcacttctcttcctcctccttcatccATTTCACAGGAAGAGTAGTCCCTCCTATTGCCAAGGCAAATCCCTCAACAAACACCATTCATGCCATTTCATCCCATTTTCTTCAGCAGAATGTCCCTTCTATCATTCCCACTTTCTCACTAATCTTCAGTCACTCCCTACTGGATACTTCCCTATGTATGCTTACAAATATGCTCATGTCTCCTCCATCCTGGACAGCTATGCATATATCTCTCCTCTCCATGGAAACTAAAGTCCTTGAGAAAATTATCTACAACaggtgcctccatttccttattgtACATTTTGAACCACATAACTCAtagatatcttatttttaatatatcctTAATTGTACTCAATGTTTTCCCCAAACCATAtattcttcctaattttcctattaCTGTTCAACATAATTCCACCTACCTAATCACCCATGCTCTCAATCTAAGTATCGTCTTTAATTCTTCACTCTTTCTCACCCTTCTCCCCCTACCTCTTATCTAATGTGTTGCCAATTTTACCTTTATGGCATTTCCTCTCCAGTTCTCCTGTGAGTCCCATGGCTCTACCCATGATCAGTGCAGACTCTCATCAATAACACTTGGCCTACGtcatctctccccattccaatccaacTTCATTCAGCCACTGGAGaaggctgcagatagtgggggaattctGGGTGGAATATAAGACCCTTCACCCCAAAGGGAATCTACTGAAAATGTCTGCTTCGGCTCCCCATTTCCCCTGAGGGCTTGTGGtattcctgagaagtcagggggctgtgacaatctgtgttgtgattgaagcagagtgataacAGGTGATAAACTACAGACAATaccaagttgtttatgtggtcgcTCATGCACAGTATATACTTAGCGCATATGCAGTGATGCTTTGGTTATATAGGGGTGCACACTCTAGATCCCCACTGCTAATAGTCACAAATCGCTCACACACATATCAACacaagtgtatgtatatatgtatctatgtatataggGACATAGGTGTGTTtgtatacatttgtgtgtgtataccttAGCAAATCTGGAAAGAAATGTCCCATTAAGTTGTCAAAAGGGTAAATGAACGAATATATTTCATAAGAAATCTATGGGCTGAAACACCTAAATAATCAAGTTGGGAAACTCTTATTTTGAAATACTATTATCCTAGgatctaatgaaaaagaaagtcaaagagCATTCTTGAAGAATAATGCACCCAGCCACaaaagggaaatgaggaaaaccaagaaaacattgtatacaatagcagcaatattgttttaagaatgactttgaaaaCATGACATTTTGATTGTCATCAAGAttcaaatcaaatagaaaagacCTATGAAGACAGTCGtcatctgtatccaaagaaagaaatggtaaatggaAGTATGTAGCAAATAAATGGACATAGATatgtgtaaagggcaggaactctggagaaacATACTTAAGCCTCAGTATGGTTGGTTTAaccctacaacaaggtgttaactcagtgggagcgatgatataatggttatctagttgaCAAGTCCTTAGTACTTAGTAGAGTTCTCCGAGTTGACACCTGTTCTACAGGAttcacacctacaatgatgtaCTTCTactagagtatataagagctaagaggTCTGGGAGGAAGCACAAAGGCAAAGCTCCAGAGCCTCCTGGTGGCTGAcctgtctccttcactcctcTGCTGAGCCTAGAGAGAAAAGTGAACATTACATAAAcgtatctgtttatatatataaatatataggtttGTGTCTGATAGTTGCCACCTCTAGAGTGGAGcggagaagaaaagaacaaaatcaaaggactgttagattttttttttttttttaatatctcgtCATTATTGTTCGTGCCGAGCCGCCAATTCTGCGCCCGCCATGACCGACAAGATGGACATGTCCCTGGACGACATCATTAAACTCAACAGGAGCCAGCGTGGCGGATGCGGCGGGGACCGGGACCGAGACCGAGGTCGGGCTGGAGCCCAGGGCGGCCGCGACGGCGGGGACGCGCAGGGGACAGCCCGCGTAAGCCGAGGCGGGGGCCCCATCCGGAACAGACGGACCATGGCCCGTGGAGGCGCCCGGGGCAGCCGCAGGAACCGACCCGAGCCCTACAGCCGACCCAAGGAGCTTCCACACAAGAGGCAGCCCGATGACGTGTTCCCCAGTGACTTTGGAGGCGGGCCCGCACTTGAGACCGGGACCAAGTTGCTGATCTCCAATTTGGATTGCGGGGTCTCGGATGCCGATATTCAGCAACTCTTTGCTGCATTTGGAACTCTGAAGAAGGCAGCTGTGCATTATGATCGGTCCGGCGGAAGCTTAGGAACAGCAGATGTTCACTTTGAGCGAAAAGCCGATGCTCTGAAGGCCATGAAACACTATGATGGTGTCACCATGAACGTCCAGCTTGTTCTAGCACAGACTCGGAAACAACGAAGGGCCGCACGGAGGGTAAATAAAGGTGGAATGACCGGAACCCGTGGCTCTGGAGGCGGCACCCGGAGAGGCGGCCCTGGACGCAAGCGAGGACCACAAGCAGGGGCTGGAAGAAATCCCAAACAACAGCTTTCCAGAGAAGAACTAGATGCCCAACTGGATGCTTATAATGCCATGATTGAATTCGAGTTAAACTAGCCAGCATATTCCCTGCATGGAACAGGACTCACGATTctgcttctttcccctttttgctGGAAGAGGACTGTGGCTCCGATATGCTTTCCGATAGCTTTGACTATGTAGGAGGCCGGAGGAAAAGAGCTCTTCTCATTCCCTTACTTGTTGGTCTGGGAATAACGGGAGCTGGAAGCTCAGCAGGACTAGGAGTGGCTGTCCATTCCTACACTAGACTTTCAAACCAACTGACTGACAATGTTCAGGCCCTCTCCAATGCTATCAATGACTTCCAGGATCAGATCGATAGTTTAGTTGAA
This genomic window contains:
- the LOC127547492 gene encoding THO complex subunit 4-like gives rise to the protein MTDKMDMSLDDIIKLNRSQRGGCGGDRDRDRGRAGAQGGRDGGDAQGTARVSRGGGPIRNRRTMARGGARGSRRNRPEPYSRPKELPHKRQPDDVFPSDFGGGPALETGTKLLISNLDCGVSDADIQQLFAAFGTLKKAAVHYDRSGGSLGTADVHFERKADALKAMKHYDGVTMNVQLVLAQTRKQRRAARRVNKGGMTGTRGSGGGTRRGGPGRKRGPQAGAGRNPKQQLSREELDAQLDAYNAMIEFELN